GGCGCTGACGCCCAACGTGCTGGTGGTCAATCCCGCCATCCCGGCGCGGTCGGTGCCGGAGCTGATCGCCTATATCAAGGCGCATCCCGGCAAGGTCAACTACGGCTCGGCCGGCATCGGCAGCACCGAGCACATGTCCGGCGAGCTGTTCCGCTCGCTCACCGGGACCGATATCGCGCACGTACCGTACAAGGGCGGCGCGCCGATGATGACCGACCTGATCGCGGGCCAGATCCAGATGGCGATCGAGACCAGCCCGTCGGCGTCGCAGCACGTGCGCAGCGGCAAGGTCAAGGCGCTGGCCGTCACCACCGCGAAGCGCTCCGGCGCCTATCCGGGCGTGCCGACGCTGGCCGAGAGCGGCGTGAAAGGCTATGAAGTCACGACGTGGTTCGCGCTGATGGCGCCACGCGGCACGCCGGCGGGGATCGAGCAGCGTGTGTCGGCCGAACTCGGCAAGCTGCTGAAGGCCCCCGACGTGCAGAAGCGCTTTGAAGAGCAGGGCGTGACCGCCGGCGACATGGCGCCGCCCCAGCTCGCCGCGTTTATCCGCGCCGAAACCGACAAGTGGGTCAAGGTCGCGCGCGAATCGGGGGCGAAGGCGGAATAAGCGAGGGCCGCGCGCATTCACCTACATCAACGCCGGACCTGAACACCTGCTGCCTGCCGGAGTCCAATGGTATGTCGCCAGCCTGGACCCGGAGGCAAGCCATGCATGACCTGACCTTTGTTCACGCTGACGCCGCGCATACCGAGTGGCAGGTCGCGCTGGCCGACTGCCAGCGCCAGCTCGACACGCAGGACCTGCTGCGCCAGGCGCGGCTGGATCATGCGCCGCCGCTGACGCTCGGCTGGTGCTACCTGAGCGACTACTACGCGCTGGCCGCGGAGGCCATCCTTGCCGCGTTGCAACAGAACTGGCCCGGGGTGTCGTGGATCGGCACGGTCGGGCTGGGCGTGTCGGCGAGCGGCGTGGAGTACTTCGACCAGCCGGCGATGGTGCTGCTGGCGGCGCCGTTCCCGCGCGGCAGCTTCCAGCTGTTCTCCGGGCGCCAGCCCTTGCCGGCCGCGTCTTCCGGCTTCGTCCCGCATACCGCGCTGGTGCATGCCGAGGGCAGCACGCCGGACGTGCAGGAGCTGCTGCACGAGCTGAGCGCCCGCACCGCCACCGGCTACCTGTTCGGCGGGCTGAGCTCGGCACGCAACCGTACCCTGCATATTGCCGACGGCGTGTATTCCGGCGGGCTGTCGGGCGTGCTGTTTGGCCCGGAAGTCGAACTTGTCTCCCGCGTCACGCAGGGCTGCCAGCCGATCGGGCCGGCACGCGCGGTGACGCGCAGCGAACACAACCTGCTGTTCGCGCTGGACGGCAAGCCGGCGCTGGATTGCGTGCTGCAGGACCTGGGCGTCGAGCGCGATGCGCCGGTCGAAGCCATGGCGGCAGCGTTGTCGGGAACGCTCGCCGGCTTGAACGCTTCCACCGACGATGCACCGGTGCAGCCGGGCAGGTTCGGCTCGGATACGCTGGTGCGCCACCTGATCGGACTGGATGTGCAGCATCGCGTGCTCGCGCTTGCCGACCAGGTCGAGCCTGGCATGCGGCTCGCGTTCTGCATGCGCAACGCCGCCGCGGCGCGTGCGGACCTGGAACGCATCGCCACGGAAGTCCGCGCGGATATTGAACAAAGCGGCGGCCACGCGCGTGGCGCGCTCTATATCAGCTGCTCAGGCCGGGGCGGGCCGCATTTCGGCGCACCGCATGCCGAGCTGCAGACCGTGCGCGGCGTGCTGGGTGACCTGCCGCTGGCCGGTTTCTTTGCCGGCGGCGAGATCGCGCGGGATCACCTCTATGGCTATACGGGAGTGCTGACGGTCTTCACCAGTCATTGAACGGCACGGCGCACTTCAGCGAATGACGGCTTCGATGCTGCGCACCTGGCGCGTGAACCAGCTGCGCAGCAGGCCGTTCGACCAGACCATCGGCAGCGAAGACGCCACCATGCGGTAGACCTCGCGGCGCGGCATCTTCGAGGCCCTGGCCGGGTCCAGCCAGTGCGCGTTGCGCACCAGCAGCAGCAAGGTCTCCATGCCGATCAGGATTGGCCACAGGCAGGCCAGCCGCAGCCGCACGAAACGCCGGGGGATGGCCAGCGTGTAGGCCATCGCCTCGTGGAAATGCGCCAGCGTCATGCCGGCGAGCGACCGCATCAGGGCATGCGCGCGCACCGAGGCGTCCGGCAGCAGCAAGTCCTGCGGACCCAGCCCGTGCTGCACCAGCAGCGACGCCGGCAGGTAACAGCGGCCGATGCGCAGGTCCTTGCCGCAGTCGCGCAGCACATTGGTCATCTGCAACGCCTTGCCGAAGCGAACCCCACTGCGCAGCATGGCGCCGAGGTCGCCATTGATCGCACCCGGCACGTGCGCCGCGGTCATGTGGGTCCAGAATTCGCCGACGCATCCGGCGACCATGTAGGTGTAGTGGTCCAGCGCCGCCAGGTCGGGCAGCGCCACGATGCGGCCGGCGCGCTCGTCGGGGAACGTGCGCAGGTCGAACTCCATGCCTTCGCTGAGGGTGGAAAGGATCTGCCTGACCGCTTGCCGGTCGGCTGGCTCCAGTCGCGTCAGCACCGCCAGCGCCGGATCGAGCGACTCCAGCAGGATCCGCTCATCGGATTGCTCCTGGTGGCGAGCCATCTCCGCCGCAATGCTGAGGGCTGGCGCCGCGCCAACCGTGTTGCCGTTGACCTGGTCACGCAAGGACAGCAGCAATGCCAGCCGCCTTTCCGGCGCAACCAGCGCCGTGTCCGCAATCGTGTCGGCGGCGCGCGCCAGCAGGTAGGCCAGCCCTACCGGGTCGCGCATCCGCGCGGGCAGCACGCGCAGCGTGAGATAGAACGAACGCGAGACGCCCTTGAGCAGCGGACCGAGGAGGAACGCCCGGCTGGGTTCGCGCATGAGTGGTGTCTGTTCCCTGAGAGGTTTGCGGAATGGCACGGCCCGCCTGGGCCTCAGGCCGGGCCCGGGGATTGTACCTTCGGCGCGAGGGGCAGATCCTGGATCCGCAGATCCTGGTCAGGGCGAGGCCTTGCCCAGATAGCGCTCGAACCACTGCGCCGCCAGGCGCGCGACCGATTCCAGTGCGCCGGGCTCCTCGAACAAATGGGAGGCGCCGGGCACGATCACCAGCTTCTTCTGGCACTTGAGCTGGGCAAAGGCGAGCCCATTCCGTTCAATGACGCTCACATCCAGCCCGCCGACGATCAGCATGGTGGGCGCAAGCAGTCTGGCCAGGGCGTCGGCGCCC
This genomic window from Cupriavidus sp. P-10 contains:
- a CDS encoding phytoene/squalene synthase family protein, translated to MREPSRAFLLGPLLKGVSRSFYLTLRVLPARMRDPVGLAYLLARAADTIADTALVAPERRLALLLSLRDQVNGNTVGAAPALSIAAEMARHQEQSDERILLESLDPALAVLTRLEPADRQAVRQILSTLSEGMEFDLRTFPDERAGRIVALPDLAALDHYTYMVAGCVGEFWTHMTAAHVPGAINGDLGAMLRSGVRFGKALQMTNVLRDCGKDLRIGRCYLPASLLVQHGLGPQDLLLPDASVRAHALMRSLAGMTLAHFHEAMAYTLAIPRRFVRLRLACLWPILIGMETLLLLVRNAHWLDPARASKMPRREVYRMVASSLPMVWSNGLLRSWFTRQVRSIEAVIR
- a CDS encoding FIST signal transduction protein, coding for MHDLTFVHADAAHTEWQVALADCQRQLDTQDLLRQARLDHAPPLTLGWCYLSDYYALAAEAILAALQQNWPGVSWIGTVGLGVSASGVEYFDQPAMVLLAAPFPRGSFQLFSGRQPLPAASSGFVPHTALVHAEGSTPDVQELLHELSARTATGYLFGGLSSARNRTLHIADGVYSGGLSGVLFGPEVELVSRVTQGCQPIGPARAVTRSEHNLLFALDGKPALDCVLQDLGVERDAPVEAMAAALSGTLAGLNASTDDAPVQPGRFGSDTLVRHLIGLDVQHRVLALADQVEPGMRLAFCMRNAAAARADLERIATEVRADIEQSGGHARGALYISCSGRGGPHFGAPHAELQTVRGVLGDLPLAGFFAGGEIARDHLYGYTGVLTVFTSH
- a CDS encoding tripartite tricarboxylate transporter substrate binding protein, whose translation is MPSVSRIRRGVLAALAAAAVLGNPAAITAAFAADPWPTKPITLVVPFASGGTTDILARTVGQKLGEALQQPVVIDNRPGAGGTIGAANVARAQPDGYTFLLATVAHTMAPAIYKSLPYEFTRDLDPVGLVALTPNVLVVNPAIPARSVPELIAYIKAHPGKVNYGSAGIGSTEHMSGELFRSLTGTDIAHVPYKGGAPMMTDLIAGQIQMAIETSPSASQHVRSGKVKALAVTTAKRSGAYPGVPTLAESGVKGYEVTTWFALMAPRGTPAGIEQRVSAELGKLLKAPDVQKRFEEQGVTAGDMAPPQLAAFIRAETDKWVKVARESGAKAE